The Candidatus Binatus sp. sequence CAGGCGCTGCCAACGTCGAGCGGACCTCGATTGATTGCCCGGTCGCCGAACGACTCTTCGAGCACGCGATGGTCGCGGTACCGCACGAATGCCTGCTCGGCGACGATCGCGACGTTGACGACATCATCGCCGCAGCCAGGAAAGTGGCTTCCAGAGCCGCTGACCTCGCGGCAGCGAGCCTCGAAAAATCGAGCTAGCATGAGTCCCCTCTACGCCGGCGCCGCGCGAGTAAAGCTCGATCCTCCCGTCGGTCTCGCGATGCTCGGCTACGGCAATCGCGTCGGCCGTGCGACCGGCGTGCACGATGACCTCGCAGCGCAGGCACTCGTGCTCGATAACGGCGGCGCGAAAGTGGCGATCGCCGGGGTTGACGTGCTCGCGCTTGGCAATCGCATCGCCGACGATGTCCGCGAGCGCGCCGCCGCCGACACCGGCATCCCCGCCGATTCGATCCTGATTTGCGCCACTCACACCCATTCCGCACCCGCCTTCAACATTTTCGCGACTCCGCGCGCCGCGGCAATTCCCGCCGACGGCCGCGACCTCGAATGGGAGCGCGCGCTGCCCGGGAAAATCGCGTCCGCAATCGTTCAAGCGCATAAAAATCTCGCGCCCGCGACGCTGCGCGCCGCCACCGCTCGATTTACGCTCGGAATCAATCGCCGCCTGATGCGTCCGAACCGGCAAATTCAGCTTGCCGCCAACGACGCCGGCCCGGCTGACGCCGAAGCCAATGCGCTCGGCGCGTACCGTCCAAATGGAAGTCCAATCGCGTTCATCATGAACTATCCGTGCCACGGCGTTGTGCTGTGCGAGGACAACCTGCTCTACTCGCGCGATTGGCCCGGCTTCGCGATGGACGAAATCGAAAGCGCGGCTGGCTCCGGCGCCGGCCCGCACCCAATATCGATTTTCCTTCAGGGCGCGACCGGCAACATCGATCCACGCAGCCGCGGCAATTTCGAAGTCGCCGAGCAATCCGGCCGCGCGATGGGTCGCGGCGCGTTCGA is a genomic window containing:
- a CDS encoding neutral/alkaline non-lysosomal ceramidase N-terminal domain-containing protein; this encodes MSPLYAGAARVKLDPPVGLAMLGYGNRVGRATGVHDDLAAQALVLDNGGAKVAIAGVDVLALGNRIADDVRERAAADTGIPADSILICATHTHSAPAFNIFATPRAAAIPADGRDLEWERALPGKIASAIVQAHKNLAPATLRAATARFTLGINRRLMRPNRQIQLAANDAGPADAEANALGAYRPNGSPIAFIMNYPCHGVVLCEDNLLYSRDWPGFAMDEIESAAGSGAGPHPISIFLQGATGNIDPRSRGNFEVAEQSGRAMGRGAFDALEHAPSIAGSPVATRRVALNLKLKDRRAELAIARDCAAQTQASLDNHRGGAGYQLKRLRDHHAQSLSALSALEALGEQNRRDRRVDMARRELATTMTIVTIGKLAVVGVPGELFVELGLAIKATPYFDQTFVAGYCNDLIGYIPTGAAYAEGGYEVDTARIAAGSGETIVDTALSALAAMRV